The Zygosaccharomyces rouxii strain CBS732 chromosome G complete sequence genome contains a region encoding:
- the RRF1 gene encoding Rrf1p (similar to uniprot|P38771 Saccharomyces cerevisiae YHR038W RRF1 Ribosomal Recycling Factor 1 originally characterized as FIL1 a Factor for Isocitrate Lyase expression mitochondrial ribosome recycling factor) codes for MFGVGIRSINSSLIAQRQFLTTRQFTTSQLLLKKASGGKKNPKASQSKDTDNAEETVDISEFIKKAQNSFENTLELHKKKLNEFKQGVANPRIFDELKLQNGSKFSEAASTSTKGKNALLVTVYDPKDTKHVISTIMAAGLNLNPERVPNNDQQLKISLPPMTTETRTRMCKDLKKVFEEYKNSSSKDSLGHVRGEILKDLKKLAKKNDSVRKAVQDVEKVHKDYVNKMQQQLAQAEKNVMNN; via the coding sequence ATGTTTGGTGTCGGTATTAGATCCATTAATTCATCCCTAATTGCTCAACGACAGTTTTTGACTACTAGACAATTCACAACATCTCAACTGCTGTTGAAGAAGGCTTCAGGTGGTAAGAAAAATCCTAAAGCGTCACAATCTAAGGATACTGACAATGCAGAGGAAACCGTTGATATTAgtgaattcatcaagaaagCTCAAAATTCATTTGAAAATACTTTAGAATTGCATAAGAAAAAGTTGAATGAATTCAAGCAAGGTGTTGCTAATCCACGTATATTTGATGAACTGAAACTACAGAATGGTAGTAAATTTTCTGAAGCAGCTTCCACTTCAACCAAGGGTAAAAATGCCTTGTTAGTTACAGTTTATGATCCTAAGGATACGAAACATGTTATCAGTACCATTATGGCGGCTGGGTTAAATCTAAATCCTGAAAGGGTTCCTAACAACGATCAACAGTTAAAGATTTcactaccaccaatgaCTACAGAGACAAGAACTAGGATGTGTAAAGACTTAAAGAAAGTATTTGAGGAATataaaaattcttcttccaaggACTCACTGGGTCATGTTAGAGGTGAAATTCtcaaggatttgaaaaagttggCCAAGAAGAACGATTCCGTTAGAAAGGCAGTACAAGATGTTGAGAAGGTTCATAAGGACTATGTCAACAAGATGCAACAACAATTGGCTCAAGCTGAAAAAAATGTAATGAATAAttag
- the SSD1 gene encoding mRNA-binding translational repressor SSD1 (similar to uniprot|P24276 Saccharomyces cerevisiae YDR293C SSD1 Protein with a role in maintenance of cellular integrity interacts with components of the TOR pathway ssd1 mutant of a clinical S. cerevisiae strain displays elevated virulence), translating to MSYRNQDNNLYVPTTGGRNNPKHIHVAHRRSQSELTSLMIEQFTLQKQLEMVQAQQQQLLAQQHQLAQQTGQMLGQPNNTGGGAGGNGTFLPPQPHYNGNPGSGPSNSSSSGSGYRSRSHSRNNSGYYDNTSGGGSSAGNTHKKTSSQSSIYGHARRHSLGLNEAKKAAAEEQAKRNGEVGAPGDVSGSSAPGVTVKIDNVSSPLVSSSSTNDTGDGDIYGRTQSSFKFPSQSAHRRTNSNQASFKFPAPPVNQKENEFDDFVPTSSTHRRSRSKNNDFSAGINSNWRNQSQQPSPFHHRSSNSRDFGSNTSNSNNTFNGLEPPPSFQAGHKHRSSNTSIHSFNSSHNGNNPNARKSLFAPYLPQANIPDLIQEGRLVAGILRVNKKNRSDAWVSTEGVLDADVYICGSKDRNRALEGDLVAVELLVVDDVWDSKKEKEEKKRRKDASIQHDIIPLNSNDDYHNDASATASTTSNTVMASSTSAGGDETSVKSNTANSVESEEQSPTKPGVKRRGSLKQRPTQKKNDDVEVEGQSLLLVEEEEINDDFKPLYAGHVIAVLDRIPGQLFSGTLGLLRPSQQAHNDNNNNNNNNNNNNNNNNNNNKQAQSPKIVWFKPTDKKVPLIAIPTELAPKDFVENADKYADKLFVASIKRWPITSLHPFGVLVSELGEINDPNTEIDSILRDNNFLSNEYQDAKDPTLEKSVFQALPIPQEELATRKRFTEQVVALADRPALSDFAIHIKRGPDTIELGCHVVDATAHIEEGSSLDRRARKRSTAVFMPQKVVDLLPQALNKSLTLEAGKTSATLSVVYTLDARTLKLRSTWVGESVVLPSAIMSTEDITDTLESNEPGGYISLLEQLATAFYKERIRSPGARLLPTLPLFKSLDDEKVNVDLNILNRSIGAVVVDEIRTKLDNTVAEKIYTRLGGLAFLRRQVPPVHTKMASFKKRVQKLGYDLDITTPDSLIQSILEIENDDVRSGVEILLFKTMSRARYFIAGKVDPDQYGNYALNLPLYTHFSAPLRRYADHVVHRQLKSVIRGEQYLEDLDSLKITSEYCNFKKDCAGQAQEQAVHLLLCKTINDMGNPTGQLLTTATVLQVYESSFDVFIPEFGIEKRVHGDQLPLIKAEFDPGHRVLELHWQPGVDSATFVPADEKNPKSYRNSIKNKFRSAALEIATNEFDKVDNDESTVSEKLSKELNRLHLKVPQLRLPERSGRDALDSFVATTSIRVENDNYIQEIKELQQVPVLLRAEVGMALPCLSVRALNPFTRKE from the coding sequence ATGTCTTACAGGAATCAGGATAATAATTTATATGTTCCTACGACTGGTGGGAGGAACAACCCGAAGCATATTCATGTAGCTCACAGGAGGTCTCAGAGTGAATTGACAAGTTTAATGATTGAGCAGTTCACCCTACAAAAGCAGTTGGAGATGGTGCAGGcacagcaacaacaattgCTTGCCCAACAACATCAGTTGGCTCAGCAGACAGGTCAAATGCTGGGTCAACCCAACAACAccggtggtggtgctggaGGTAATGGTACTTTCTTGCCACCTCAGCCACACTACAATGGAAATCCAGGTAGTGGACCCAGTAATAGTTCTTCAAGTGGGTCTGGATACAGAAGTAGATCTCACTCTAGAAACAATTCCGGATATTATGATAACActagtggtggtggaagTTCAGCAGGAAATACCCATAAGAAAACAAGTTCACAATCTAGCATATATGGACATGCAAGGAGACATTCCCTAGGTCTGAATGAAGCAAAGAAAGCCGCGGCTGAAGAACAGGCAAAGAGAAATGGTGAAGTTGGTGCACCTGGTGATGTTAGTGGCTCCAGTGCTCCCGGTGTGACTgtaaaaattgataatgtttcttcaccattagTCTCAAGTTCATCTACCAATGATActggtgatggtgatatTTATGGTAGAACTCAATCAAGTTTTAAGTTCCCATCTCAAAGTGCACATCGTCGTACTAATTCTAACCAAGCTTCCTTCAAATTCCCAGCTCCCCCTGTAAATCAGAAGGAGAATGAATTCGATGATTTTGTTCCTACGTCATCTACTCATCGTCGTTCAAGGTCCAAAAATAACGATTTTTCCGCAGggatcaattccaattggaGGAACCAAAGCCAACAACCATCACCTTTCCATCATCgttcttctaattcaaGAGATTTTGGCAGCAATACCAGTAACAGCAACAACACTTTTAATGGCCTAGAGCCACCACCATCATTCCAAGCAGGTCATAAGCATCGTTCTTCTAATACTTCCATTCATAGTTTTAATTCTTCCCACAATGGTAATAACCCTAACGCTCGAAAATCACTTTTTGCACCATATTTGCCACAGGCTAATATTCCTGATCTAATTCAAGAAGGTAGATTAGTTGCTGGTATCTTACGTGtcaacaagaagaacagaTCTGACGCTTGGGTTTCTACTGAAGGTGTCTTAGATGCAGATGTTTACATTTGTGGTTCTAAAGATCGTAATAGAGCTTTGGAAGGAGATTTAGTCGCCGTAGAATTGTTAGTGGTGGATGACGTTTGggattcaaagaaagaaaaagaggaaaaaaagagaagaaaagatgCCTCTATTCAACATGATATTATCCCATTGAATAGTAATGATGATTACCATAACGATGCAAGTGCCACAGCATCTACAACTTCCAATACAGTCATGGCTTCTTCTACTTctgctggtggtgatgagaCCAGTGTCAAGTCAAATACCGCCAACAGTGTGGAAAGTGAAGAACAGTCACCTACCAAGCCGGGTGTTAAGAGAAGAGGTTCTTTGAAGCAACGTCCTACtcagaagaagaatgaCGATGTGGAGGTTGAAGGTCAATCACTATTATtagtggaagaagaagagattaatgatgattttaaacCTCTCTATGCAGGCCATGTGATCGCTGTTTTAGATCGTATTCCTGGTCAGTTGTTTAGTGGTACTTTAGGGTTGTTGAGACCATCTCAACAAGCACacaatgataacaataacaataacaataacaataacaataacaataacaataacaataacaataacaaaCAAGCCCAGAGTCCCAAAATTGTTTGGTTTAAACCTACTGATAAGAAGGTACCTTTAATTGCTATCCCCACTGAACTGGCACCTAAGGACTTTGTCGAAAACGCTGATAAATATGCCGATAAATTATTTGTGGCTTCGATCAAACGTTGGCCTATCACTTCTCTACATCCCTTTGGTGTATTGGTTTCTGAGCTCGGTGAGATCAATGACCCCAACACTGAGATTGATTCTATCTTGAGGGATAACAACTTTTTGTCTAACGAATACCAAGATGCTAAGGACCCcactttggaaaaaagtgTTTTCCAAGCATTACCCATTCCACAGGAGGAGTTGGCTACTAGAAAACGGTTTACCGAACAAGTGGTGGCATTGGCTGATAGACCGGCATTATCTGATTTTGCAATTCACATCAAAAGAGGACCTGATACCATCGAGCTGGGCTGTCATGTGGTTGATGCAACTGCTCacattgaagaaggttcCTCTTTGGATAGAAGAGCTAGGAAGAGGTCTACCGCAGTGTTCATGCCTCAAAAAGTAGTTGATCTTTTGCCTCAAGCATTGAACAAGTCATTAACTTTGGAGGCAGGTAAGACTTCTGCTACTCTATCTGTGGTTTACACTTTAGACGCCAGGACTCTGAAATTGAGAAGTACATGGGTTGGTGAGTCTGTTGTGCTGCCCTCTGCTATCATGAGTACTGAAGACATCACCGACACTTTAGAAAGTAATGAACCAGGTGGATATATCTCCTTGTTGGAGCAATTGGCGACTGCATTTTACAAAGAGAGGATCAGATCTCCTGGTGCTCGCTTGTTGCCTACATTGCCgcttttcaaaagtttagatgatgaaaaggtTAATGTCGACTTGAACATTTTAAACAGGTCAATTGGAGCCGTCGTTGtggatgaaattagaacCAAACTGGATAACACTGTGGCAGAAAAGATCTATACGAGATTAGGTGGATTGGCTTTCTTAAGAAGACAAGTTCCACCGGTTCATACTAAGATGgcttctttcaaaaagagAGTACAAAAATTGGGATACGATTTGGACATTACCACACCAGATTCTTTGATCCAatcaattttggaaattgaaaatgacGATGTTAGGAGCggtgttgaaattttgttgTTCAAGACAATGTCGAGAGCTAGATATTTCATTGCCGGTAAAGTGGATCCTGATCAGTATGGAAACTATGCATTGAACTTACCATTATACACACATTTTTCTGCTCCTTTGAGAAGATATGCAGACCATGTGGTTCACAGACAGTTGAAATCTGTGATTAGAGGTGAACAGTATCTGGAAGATTTGGACTCTTTAAAGATTACTTCTGAGTACTGTAACTTCAAGAAAGACTGTGCTGGACAAGCACAAGAACAAGCAGTTCATCTTTTGCTATGCAAAACAATTAATGACATGGGTAATCCCACTGGACAATTGTTAACGACGGCTACTGTGTTGCAGGTCTATGAATCCTCTTTTGATGTTTTCATTCCCGAATTTGGTATTGAGAAGAGGGTTCATGGTGATCAATTACCACTAATTAAAGCTGAATTTGATCCTGGGCATAGAGTCTTAGAACTACATTGGCAACCGGGTGTAGACAGCGCAACTTTTGTTCCTGCTGATGAAAAGAACCCTAAGTCTTACAGAAACTCGATCAAGAATAAATTTAGATCAGCAGCTCTGGAGATCGCTACTAATGAATTTGACAAAGTTGACAACGATGAATCAACTGTAAGTGAGAAGTTGAGTAAGGAGTTGAATAGATTGCATCTGAAAGTACCTCAACTGAGATTACCCGAGAGATCGGGCAGGGATGCATTGGATAGTTTTGTTGCTACCACTTCAATTAGAGTAGAAAATGACAACTAcattcaagaaattaaagaGTTACAACAGGTCCCAGTTCTATTGAGAGCTGAAGTTGGTATGGCTTTGCCCTGTCTCTCAGTGCGTGCTTTGAATCCATTCACAAGAAAGGAGtga